One Methanocaldococcus villosus KIN24-T80 genomic window carries:
- a CDS encoding dihydroorotate dehydrogenase, with protein sequence MEIKLCGIKFKNPIFLASGIMGDNAGALKRIAINGAGAVTTKSIGLKPNMGHKNPVIVELDEGFLNAVGLANPGVDNYIEELKKIRGFLDKIGVRIIASIYGKDEEEFKEVAKKIEPYVDMIELNISCPHAKGYGLEIGQDVDLSYNVCKSVKSAVNIPVFAKISPMVNIREIAEALCNVVDGFTAINTVKGMVIDINMKKPILSNKFGGLSGKYIKPIGVRVVYELYEYKKPIIGVGGIFNGRDALEYFMAGASAVQIGSAVYFRGYDVFNKIYKEIKEFLDKEGLELKDIIGIAHE encoded by the coding sequence ATGGAAATAAAATTATGTGGTATAAAATTTAAAAATCCAATATTTTTAGCTAGTGGAATAATGGGAGATAATGCAGGAGCTTTAAAAAGGATTGCAATAAATGGAGCTGGAGCAGTAACTACAAAATCTATTGGGCTAAAGCCAAATATGGGTCATAAAAATCCTGTGATTGTTGAGTTGGATGAAGGATTTTTAAATGCTGTAGGTTTAGCAAATCCAGGAGTAGATAATTACATAGAAGAACTAAAAAAAATTAGAGGATTTTTAGATAAAATAGGTGTAAGGATAATAGCTTCTATATATGGGAAAGATGAAGAAGAATTTAAAGAAGTTGCTAAAAAAATAGAACCTTATGTAGATATGATTGAACTAAATATATCTTGCCCACATGCTAAAGGATATGGTTTAGAGATTGGGCAAGATGTAGATTTATCATATAATGTCTGTAAATCTGTAAAATCTGCTGTAAATATTCCTGTTTTTGCTAAAATATCTCCAATGGTTAATATTAGGGAGATAGCTGAGGCACTTTGTAATGTTGTTGATGGATTTACAGCTATAAATACAGTTAAAGGTATGGTCATTGATATAAATATGAAAAAGCCAATATTATCAAATAAGTTTGGAGGTTTAAGTGGAAAGTATATTAAGCCAATAGGTGTAAGGGTTGTTTATGAGCTTTATGAATACAAAAAACCAATAATAGGTGTGGGTGGAATATTTAATGGAAGAGATGCATTAGAATATTTTATGGCAGGAGCTTCAGCAGTGCAAATAGGTTCTGCTGTATATTTTAGAGGTTATGATGTTTTTAATAAAATATATAAAGAAATTAAAGAGTTTTTGGATAAAGAAGGGTTAGAACTTAAAGATATTATTGGGATAGCACATGAGTAA